A segment of the Macrobrachium nipponense isolate FS-2020 chromosome 4, ASM1510439v2, whole genome shotgun sequence genome:
TGTGGTCTCTAAAAGACCTCGTCTGCAGTTCACAAAGGCACTAAGACTCCACAGTCCACCACTTTCACCTCAGTGATGTCTTTGATCTGCGCCGCGGCTGCGACAACCTCCAGTCCTCGCCTGACCTTCCCCAGCACCTGCATGTAGGTCATGGCGTGGCTGGGATTCCTCGTGGTGATGGAGAACTGGCCAAAGCAGGAGATATCTAGAGGAGACCTTCCCCACACCAGCCCTGCCTTGCTCGTCGTTTGACACATGATGTCCCCAACTTCACTCCCGTTGAACATTTTGTTGTGGACTTCCGCGGTATTCAAGTTCCCTCCGGCTAAGACGTATTCCCCAGGTTTTCCTTTGTACTTAACCTCCAAGAACGAGGTGTTTGCGTACGTGGGGCCCTGCTCGCCTGTGCAGAGCTTCAAGAAGATCTGGCCTGCGGCTGTGTTCGTGTAGAGGGTGATCAGGACGCGACCTCTGACCATCCCGGCCCAAGCGAGGTCCATGAAAGCAGTCGTGGACGAAGTGTCGAGGAGGGCTACCATGTCGCTGTACTGAAAAAGCGAAATGTTTTGGGTATTATTTCAGTCTTTCGCGGGAGACTTGTGATTGCCACGTAAGTATCTACCTATaatatttcttaaagaaaaatgtatactaCTTTTCTGTCATTACTGAACACTGTTTTATCAAAATGGAACATTAGATTTCCAGAACTATAAGATTATCAACCAGTCttaatttctcatttctctctctctctctctctctctgaataaacaAGGAcatgtaatgtaaaaaaaaaaaagaagatatctgGTACGAAAAATAACTGATGAGAGATTTAGCAACTAGATGCCTCACTACAATTTCACTTTTCAATTGGCGCTGTTCATTAGGCCCCTTGTACTTCCCAGTACAATCAAGGTTTTTCAAGTCCCTGTGTCTGTATTATCATCACTCAGTTTCGCTTGATTTTTATCTTGAAAATTCAAATTTGTCGCAGAATTTCTGTTGGCATTGTCACATTGTTTGAGTTTTCATTAGTGTGATTAATATCATGTTATGGGTTAATTTCGGTTTGGCCACGTTCATGAAGTACTCATAAGAGAAGTGCAAAACGGCCTTCCATCGGACATTGACTCGTATAAAAGtgcttttatttatgaaaaattcgAAATATCAATACAAATGCTAAAGTAAACATTAATTTTGGGTTTAGGTTTTAGTAccggaaaaatgaaatataattttattttagctGTGAATTTGTAACACTCAATATGataaggtgaaaaataagagaactttttttttttttttttttatctgtcctggTTTTAGTAATGTATATAGTTATAAGCATTTTGATTTTCCTATATAGTAACACAAATCTGGATTCTCGTATTAACAAGTTTGGAAAGGTATTTTCAAAGTAACCACAAGATCCGACTGACTATGACTTAGCCCAGGATTACAGTCGTTTGCCGACGCTCGTGTGCTCGACGTAGCTTATAAACAAAGGAAACCTATGACAAGCCGCGAACTGACGCCACAAaccgacgccactctgtggcgccacagagtggctcgtgtactCTGGCCTTAACAGCAACAGTCACGTACAGATCCTCGTGACGACCTACCTTGAGCGTGCGAGTGGAAGGCGCTGGCTGGTCCCGAAGGGTGTGCAGGAACATCCTGCCGTCTTGTAAACTCATGACGGCGCTCATGAAATGGTCGTTGTCCTCCTTGATGGCGTAGATACGACGGTGGCCGCTGCTGGGTTCTCGGAAGGGGCGGGTCATGTCCCCCCTTCGCCAGGGCAGGCGTTTGAACTGTTCGGGAGCAAAAGGGATGAACTGTGCAGGAGTAAAAAGACTGTACTGTTCGGTAGGAGAAGGGTGAGTTATTCGTGGGGAAAAGGATGAACTGCTCAGGAGGAAGTGGGTGAACCAttcagaagtaaaaaataaaaaaaataaaagaaaattgaactTTTTAGAAAAGGAAGGAACTGTTTAGGAGGAAAAGGTTGAACTGTTCAGAAGGAAGAGGGGTGAACTATTCATGGAAAAGGGTGAACTGTTCAGGAGGATAAAGCTGAACTGTTCATCAATCTAAAAGGGTCAATGGTACAATAGGAAACTGATTAATCTGATGATCATTAATCTGAAATATCATAAAGTTTCGAAGcaataaaagaattcttcatagGACTATATTATTACAAATCAGCCTAATAAAAAAAACCGACCACAATAAATGTATAAACAATCTGAAATCTATACTATtcagtctgtcagtctgtctgtctacctTTCTGGGATAACTGAAGTCGATACCTTCAAGTAAATCGTGGAAGGAGTCCAAGATTAACGTCCAAATTTATAGCAGCATTAAACGGAACGTATCACGCCATTCAGGGCACTGGGTATTGTTCAGGGTATTATGGGGCATGATAAGATTGTGAGGACGTAAAAGAAGCAGGGTTTGGTCGAAGGTACTTtgaactgtctctctctctctctctctcgtctctctctctctctctctatatatatatatatatatatatatatatatatatatagatatatatatatatatatatatatatatatatatatatatatatatatatatatatatatatatatatagagagagagagagagagagagagagagagtttattggttgtcattcagttttctcaGGCAATGccggttggtcagctagtacatatacgtatataatcatatatatgtatatgtacatatatatatatatatatatatatatatatatgatatatgtatatatatatatatatatatatatatatatatatatatatatatatatatatatatatatatatatatatatatatatatatatatacaatccacacacacacacacacacacacacacacatatatatatatatatatatatatatatatatatatatatatatatatatggggatgggGACAATCCAcatacttcattgtggattgtatccccatttacttagaggtacgacatagtacctggcttctgcatatatatatatatatatatatatatatatatatatatatatatatatatatatatatatatatatatatattttaaattacttttGATTCAAAATAACATGTCAGTGGTCTGTAGTAAATTACAATAAGCTCTTTTGTAGTCTACAGGAATTTTGATGAGAACCCCAATATCATTCTACAAGGAATGAATAAAAACGAGAcaaatataagtgaaaatgacttGAATAGCTTCTAATCAAAATCTAAAACGTCTAAGAACTTACCGTAACTGATTCGTCTTCATAATGATTTAGTCTAATTTAGGATAAGTTTATGTAGCCAAAGATGACTACCATTGTATTGGGAATTGTAAAGAAATGATAATTAGATACAACTTGTTTTGAAGTTCTTTTAAATTTGCTGAGGTTCTAGTTTGGTTAGCTATCATTATTTTGATTGTGTCAGTGACTGTGGCAATTAGGACGCCAGAAAATTATTGCTTCATTTATCCttattttgattaattgtctcttgcTGAACATTCTGTGTCAAATCGagacaaagaaaataatgaaataattaacccCTCTTTGTTGAACATTATATTTAGATGGTTGACTGATTTAGAATCGAGCTGGTTCCATCCACTACCTTCATGAAATTCGGCAGGCACTTGCTGGCCCTCCGGAAGACGCCCccgcaacagcagcagcaacaggacGAGGGCTTCGTCACGGAGACACAAGTCGCAGGCCTGTTAGTGGAGGACGTCTCAACAGTCCTCTCCGGAGTGCAGTAAGCCGACCCCTTCCCTTCCACCAGATCCGCCGTGTCCGTCTGGGACGTGGCTGTCACCGTGATCTTGTAAGGGTCGAAGTACTTCTCCCTGGCCATGAACTCCTCCACGATGTAGCTGATGGGGAGCTCCGTGGCCTGCTTGAGGGTGTGCCTCCTCCGGCAGTGCGGGCAGCTGATCTTCCGGTTCTTGATGAGGTCGGAGATGCAGGAGGTGCAGAAGGTGTGGCCGCAGGGTAGGCTCCTGGGTCTCCTGCTGACCGAGTCGAAGTTCTCGAGGCAGACTTTGCATTCTTGCGGTCTGTGACTTTCCTGGAAAGTTGACGAGACGAGAATggttattacttctctctctgacgttttcCTCGTAGCCATAGACACTCCGATTTCcagatgtacagggtgtccatacagggtgtccataaagtcccagaaaATGCGAATTGTAGTTGAGctaaaatattatattgtaatgaGTCGTATTGATGGTGTCCCTACGGGTTTTAAACAGGTATGTATCCACCTGTTGGTGATTCCCgtaaaaaaacatatacaaaagactgtaaatataaaaaaatagtgaagcccccctccccccagaaaATCCTTTGGAGTTCACTATCTAAGAAAAGATCCAAGATTTAATGTAGCTATgatgatatacagggtgtccataaagtcccagtaccattacaagtacttaTTGCCCAGAAACCATATaccatagagtaatgcagttttttttttttttttttttttttgtaggatgaagtgctctgaatgtaaacttgagtaAATGTAGAActttctacaaaaaactgcattactccatgttataatgttttgagcaataaatacttgtaatggtactgggactttatggacaccctttataTCATCATAACTAGATCATATCTTGGAtatttttcctagatagtggcCGCAAAGGGTTTTCGGGCGTCGTTATCTAGGCCTACTAtttctggggggtgggggggttctttattttgttgatatttacagtcttttgtttatgttttttacggTAAGCACCAATGGGCTTGTACTGAACGCACCGCAAAGGTGGAGACTGTCAATCCGACTAATTTAAAAACAAGACATTCCAAGGCTGTGCAATATTGACATGCAgatgtttatgtacatatattttagcTCAACTATAATTcgcattttctcattttattcgGTGCTAGAGACATATGCATTGACAAATATATGTTTGGCAAGACGTCTGGTCCAGAAAGAAGGGAtctcaaagatattttttcaAAGACACAGGAAATAAAGTTATAgttgcttatatataaatataaatatatatatatatatatatatatatatatatatatatatatactacgtatatatatatgtatatatatatatataatatatatatatatatatatatatatatatatatatatacacatatatatacatatatatgtgtgtatgtgttaatatatatatatatatatatatatatatatatatatatatatatatatatatatatatatatatatatatatacatatctcattGAACAATTTATCGTTAAAgacaacaatataaaaagaaaaatgttttctaCATAATCATATCTGTGTTTTACCATTaatcttacaataaaaaaaaaaaaatcaacttttccTTCTCTGTAAAATCAAGTACGTCATTACTTCAGGGTCACGCTAAAGCGCTTGCGAGCAGGGTGAAGGCAATTTGCTATATCAATGCTATCCGCTTTCAAGGTCTGGGCTGAAGGTCAGTCGAGTAAAAAGGAAAAGTGACTGTTTCTGACAACCAGCGGTCGAAACCACACTGAATGCCAAAGGACGCATGCGCAGAGCAGTATAGGTCACAGAGAGAAACAAAACTGAAGAGAGATTATAATGTTTATGTTACGTTTGATAACTttgcaaacaaaacaaaggaaaaattggTGATTATTTTACGATTGGTAACTTTCCGTGACTGAATTATGTTACTGGTAAAGGACTGTTTGGCCAAATATGTCCTGAAGAATAGAAAATGAGACTAAAATTAGACTCATTAGAAATTCAACTCGGCACAAGAAGGATTCAAGATATACAACGACTCACTTTGCACGAATATGGATTTATGATAAATATACTCAGTATTTCCAGTGAGCATGGGGAATTGTTATCGTTAATTCTTTGACAAATTGAGAGATATTACCTCTATGATACCCAAACTTTCTTGGTTCTAAAgataacaaaggaaaataggaaatCAAGGAATAATAAGTAACCAGAAATTAAGGATAACTGAGAATCCAATAAAAAAAGTAGCTTTTCAAAATGATTAACGTACATTTTCTCAA
Coding sequences within it:
- the LOC135211614 gene encoding uncharacterized protein LOC135211614 isoform X3: MYARLVRAFSFGQPVESHRPQECKVCLENFDSVSRRPRSLPCGHTFCTSCISDLIKNRKISCPHCRRRHTLKQATELPISYIVEEFMAREKYFDPYKITVTATSQTDTADLVEGKGSAYCTPERTVETSSTNRPATCVSVTKPSSCCCCCCGGVFRRASKCLPNFMKFIPFAPEQFKRLPWRRGDMTRPFREPSSGHRRIYAIKEDNDHFMSAVMSLQDGRMFLHTLRDQPAPSTRTLKYSDMVALLDTSSTTAFMDLAWAGMVRGRVLITLYTNTAAGQIFLKLCTGEQGPTYANTSFLEVKYKGKPGEYVLAGGNLNTAEVHNKMFNGSEVGDIMCQTTSKAGLVWGRSPLDISCFGQFSITTRNPSHAMTYMQVLGKVRRGLEVVAAAAQIKDITEVKVVDCGVLVPL
- the LOC135211614 gene encoding uncharacterized protein LOC135211614 isoform X1, translated to MGMFRRDKTWRERCSCRFMRRGSAYLEESHRPQECKVCLENFDSVSRRPRSLPCGHTFCTSCISDLIKNRKISCPHCRRRHTLKQATELPISYIVEEFMAREKYFDPYKITVTATSQTDTADLVEGKGSAYCTPERTVETSSTNRPATCVSVTKPSSCCCCCCGGVFRRASKCLPNFMKFIPFAPEQFKRLPWRRGDMTRPFREPSSGHRRIYAIKEDNDHFMSAVMSLQDGRMFLHTLRDQPAPSTRTLKYSDMVALLDTSSTTAFMDLAWAGMVRGRVLITLYTNTAAGQIFLKLCTGEQGPTYANTSFLEVKYKGKPGEYVLAGGNLNTAEVHNKMFNGSEVGDIMCQTTSKAGLVWGRSPLDISCFGQFSITTRNPSHAMTYMQVLGKVRRGLEVVAAAAQIKDITEVKVVDCGVLVPL
- the LOC135211614 gene encoding uncharacterized protein LOC135211614 isoform X2; translated protein: MGMFRRDKTWRERCSCRFMRRGSAYLEESHRPQECKVCLENFDSVSRRPRSLPCGHTFCTSCISDLIKNRKISCPHCRRRHTLKQATELPISYIVEEFMAREKYFDPYKITVTATSQTDTADLVEGKGSAYCTPERTVETSSTNRPATCVSVTKPSSCCCCCCGGVFRRASKCLPNFMKFKRLPWRRGDMTRPFREPSSGHRRIYAIKEDNDHFMSAVMSLQDGRMFLHTLRDQPAPSTRTLKYSDMVALLDTSSTTAFMDLAWAGMVRGRVLITLYTNTAAGQIFLKLCTGEQGPTYANTSFLEVKYKGKPGEYVLAGGNLNTAEVHNKMFNGSEVGDIMCQTTSKAGLVWGRSPLDISCFGQFSITTRNPSHAMTYMQVLGKVRRGLEVVAAAAQIKDITEVKVVDCGVLVPL